The Roseofilum casamattae BLCC-M143 genome segment TTTTCTCCTTCGTCGAGCACGTGTGTTTGGAGAGCATTGGGACGACTGTTGATATCAATGGGGCGATTTAACTGTCCGTGAATACCTTCAACAAAATTTTGGAATTGTAGCCGCTCGAAGTCGTCAGATGTCAGAGTTGGATGGATCTGAGTATCATAGAAGCTGCGAAGCTGAAAATAAAGAGGATCGGGTATATCATGTACCTGCCCAGTCTTAATAAATGTTTGCAGTTGAGCCACATCAATATACGCAGGGAGATCGATGTTATTCCCATCGCGAATATTATTCAATAAATTCTCAAACCCTAATTCCTCATCTGGCTTTAAATAGGCAAATTCAGGATTAAATTTAGCGAAAGTGTAAAACAAATCGATAAAGTCCCTGAATTCTGGAGACGTATCTTCCAGATTTCCGCTTTTGGCAAAGGCTTCGAGTTCGGCGATCGCGATCGTACCATTCCCTGTATCAAGATAATCGGCAGCGATCGCGGGAACGCCAATATTCAGAATAGAAAGACCAGCAACAAATGAGAAAGCTTTGAGGCAGTTTTGTAGCATAGACATGAGTATTTCCTCGCAAAAGTAGAGACAAAGCGTTGACATTGATGGAAGCGCGATGCGATAGGTGGCTTCGCGATCGCACCCTCTATAGAGTTAGTCAGTTTTGCGGAGGTGATATTATGCAAGATTCGGAATTTCTGTAACAAAACTTCATGTAGCTCGATCTGGATTCAGTAAGCTGTTATGTCGCAATAGCTTACTTAGTAAAGGTTTGCGGCAATTGTGGTGCGGCGATTAACGATTGGATTTTGTAAAGTAATTTTGCAGGAAATGCGATCGCCTGAGTATTATCGCTCTCTAAACGATCCGTCAGATCGGACAAAGGCGATCGCCAATACCGAACAGTTGACAGTTGACAGTTGAAAGACGATAGTTATCCTATGAGCTACAACGAAATCCATTCAATAAAATTAGCCGGAAAACTCGCGTAACTAACTGGAGACAAATAGAGCTATGGCTGGTAGACGGACAACCAAAAAACAAGAGCCGCAAGTAACGGATGAAATGGCTGCAGATACCCCAGAAACTGCCGCTACCGAGCAAGAGAGCGCTACCGAGCAAGAGAGCGCCACCGAGCAAGAGAGCGCCACCGCAAGCCCAACAACGAGGCGAACTACGGAAAAAACGGCATCAGATACCTCAAATACTGCCAATGTCTCTAACCTTGATAGTGCCTTCAAGGAACTGCAAGGCATCGCCAAGAAAGAACTAAGCCATGAGGTGAATCAAAAACTGCTGGCTTATTTGGAGCGAGCCAACAATGAAGTCAGTTCGATCCTGTCTCTGGCGAAAGAACTGGAGATTTGGGAGGCCGAAAAACAATCTGCTCTGGCAGAAATTACCGATTGTCTCAATTATGTGGAAGCCCATTCAGAGCTAGCGGAGAGAGGATGGCTAGATCCCGGATCCAAACGGAATACGGCGGAAGAAGTGCAGCTCTTTGCGACTAAATTCAATCGTATTTTAGTCTTGTCCGCGCAAATTCAAGCCAAGGCAAAAGCCTTAGGAACGATCGCAAAGGGAAGCGACAGTAAAGAACTCTTCGGTGACAATCTAGACGGTCGGATCCAAGCTGCCAAAGAAGTTGGAGTCACTGGAATTATGGCATTATCTAAAGTCATGCTGAATGGGTTAGAAGGACTGTATCGGGAAACCAGCGATCGCCCGTATCAATTCGATCGCCTTTACCAGTCCCTGAGTAAAGTGCAATCTAGTAATTAATTGTCTCAAAGGTTGGGTAATTCTCTTCAGTCTAAGAAGAGTCAGTCGCTGCGATCGCGAGCTAAAATTAAGCAAAACTTGCGATCGCGCTTGCTACTGATAGAATTTGCCTTTTCTTTACTAAGTGCACTCTAAAAATATCATTTCTATCCTTCCTAATGTAAATTAATATAAAGCCCATTAAGATTATACAATATATACTTATCTCTAAGTGATTTTGCATGAAATTAATATTTTATAAAAATTGAATCTCTCTAGCAAACTGTCCTGATATAACTGAGGTGATAAGAAGTGGAATTCTAGTTATAGAGGTTCTTAAATTGAGTCAAACAACCGAACTCTTTTTTGATGGTATTGATGATTATGTCGAGTTGCCGACGAGCAGTATTCCAGAAGGGAAGACAATTACAGTTAGTTTCTGGGCCAAAGGCGGAAGCATGCAACCCAGAAATAACTCCGTGGTTTATGCCGGTCTTCACTCATCATTAGATACTAGAATTCTTAATATCCATATTCCTTGGGGCAATGGTATTTACTGGGATTGTGGTTCTGACGGCACTGAGTACAGTGCTTACAATCGCGTTGGTAAACCCCCCGAAGCAGCAGACTTGAAAGATAAATGGGTTCATTGGGGATTCACTCTCGATGCCAACAGCGGATACATGGCCATTTATAGAAATGGAGCGCTCTGGGCCGAAGAACACGACCAGAAGCGGTCTATTCCTAAAGCTGGCAATGCCAAGTTAGGGAGCGGTTTTGCCTTTTATAATGGCTCCCTTAGCGACGTTCGAGTTTGGGATAAAGCCTTAACAGCGGCTGAGATAAAAGAGAGCATGTCCTCTCGCTTGACCGGTAAAGAGCCGGGACTCGTCAGCTACTGGCCCTTGGATGAAGGAGACGGAACTAAAGTTGCCGACAAGACCGGCCGTAACAATGACGGTACTATCCATGGAGCCACTTGGCAGTCCTCCGATTTACAATTGACCCCCCCGAAAAACCAGAATTTGAATCAACCCATGCAACCGCAAACCAAGGTCCTGAGCTTTGAGAATACAAAAGGACCCAACGATTATGTAATGGTAAATCCATTCAACTCATTTCCCACTGAAGCAGTGACGGTGGAACTGTGGTGGAAAACAGACAGTAACAATGCGGGAACGCCATTTTCCTATGCAACCACGAAGAGCGACAATACGTTTCTCCTCTACGACTATCGCAGTTTGCACCCCTATGTATATGGAGCGAACACCAATAGTCGCATCCCATTTAACGACGGTCAGTGGCATCATTGCGCCGTAACCTGGGAAAGCAGTACGGGGGAAGTTAAAGTCTATAAAGATGGAAAAGAAGGATTTTCTGGCACTCTTTCCAAAGGTAAAACGCTTCCCCAAGGTGGTGCTCTGATTTTAGGGCAAGAGCAAGACCGCGTCGGTGGAGCATTTGATGTTAATCAAGCATTTCGAGGGCAAATGGCAGACGTTCGGATTTGGGATAAAGTCCGCACAGCCGAAGAGATCCAAGAAACCATGAAGCGCTCTCTGGCCGGAGATGAGCCGGGTTTAGTGCTTTACTGGCCTCTGGATGAGGGAGAAGGCTCTCAAGTAATCGATAAAACCAGCAATGGCAATAACGGTACGATGCACGGAGTCACTTGGAAGACCTCAGATCTACAATTGACACCGGTTAAACCAAACGTTGTCATTGCTACGATTTCTTATAAAGGAGAAGTCAAGCGCACTCAGTCAGATGAATACATTGAGATTTCCAATCAAGGTAACGGTGCTGCGGATATCTCCGGTTGGAAAGTAACATCGAATGGAAAAAATCAAGAGTTTGTCTTTCCCGCAGGCACGTCTTTAGCTGGTGGAAAAACCTTCCGCGTCTATACCAATGAGGTTCATGAAGAATCGGGTGGTTTCAGTTTTGGCAGTAAAACCGCAATCTGGAACGACAAAGGAGATACCGGCAAGCTATTTGATGCTGAAGGAAACGAGGTCTCCAGTTATAGTTACGAAGGTTAAGTTGGATTAACTTGCTGTAATTATTTCTATGGTTCTGAGAGATCTCATACCAAATCCGTTTTATTGAGGATGTTTTCGGGGTCTGCCGTAGAGACAAGACATGGGTAGAGACAAGGCATGCCTTGTCTCTACTGGATTTGGTATCGAGTGGTTTCACAATCTCTCGAGATCTCTCAGACACCTAGCTCATCGACGATTTACAATCTATGGAGGATTTTCAGATGAATCAACGCTCGGAACTCGTATTTGATGGAAATGATTATGTTGCGACGACTCTGGATGCTCAACCCAGTGCTTTGCCAGCAACAACCTGGGAAGCTTGGGTAAAACCCACTCGTAACATGAACCACTGGGATACAATTCTGTCTACTGATGACGGACATTGGGATCGAGCTGTTGCTAGTAATGCGGGTCGTTTCCGTATCTTCCATGGCAGCGGAGCTTGGGATGCGGTAGCAGCCGATATTAACCAATGGCAGCATATTGCTGTTGTTTACACCGCAGATAAGCATATTAAGTTCTATAAAAATGGAACGGAATATGTCTATCCAGAGCAATCTAGCATCGGTAGTACTAAACACCGATTTTTTATTGGTTGGATTAAGGGAACTGCTCATTACTTTCAAGGATCTATTGCTGAAGTTCGCATCTGGAACTATGCTCGGGAACAAGCTGAGATCCAACGAGATATGAACAATAGCCTCGAAGGTGAGGAATCTGGATTAGTTGGATACTGGCCGTTAGATGAAGGAGAGGGAACTCAGGCTGCAGATCGGAGTGGTAGTGGCTATGACGGTAAGATCGATGGAGCCACTTGGAAGACCTCCGATTTACAAT includes the following:
- a CDS encoding LamG-like jellyroll fold domain-containing protein, whose amino-acid sequence is MSQTTELFFDGIDDYVELPTSSIPEGKTITVSFWAKGGSMQPRNNSVVYAGLHSSLDTRILNIHIPWGNGIYWDCGSDGTEYSAYNRVGKPPEAADLKDKWVHWGFTLDANSGYMAIYRNGALWAEEHDQKRSIPKAGNAKLGSGFAFYNGSLSDVRVWDKALTAAEIKESMSSRLTGKEPGLVSYWPLDEGDGTKVADKTGRNNDGTIHGATWQSSDLQLTPPKNQNLNQPMQPQTKVLSFENTKGPNDYVMVNPFNSFPTEAVTVELWWKTDSNNAGTPFSYATTKSDNTFLLYDYRSLHPYVYGANTNSRIPFNDGQWHHCAVTWESSTGEVKVYKDGKEGFSGTLSKGKTLPQGGALILGQEQDRVGGAFDVNQAFRGQMADVRIWDKVRTAEEIQETMKRSLAGDEPGLVLYWPLDEGEGSQVIDKTSNGNNGTMHGVTWKTSDLQLTPVKPNVVIATISYKGEVKRTQSDEYIEISNQGNGAADISGWKVTSNGKNQEFVFPAGTSLAGGKTFRVYTNEVHEESGGFSFGSKTAIWNDKGDTGKLFDAEGNEVSSYSYEG
- a CDS encoding lamin tail domain-containing protein, whose protein sequence is MNQRSELVFDGNDYVATTLDAQPSALPATTWEAWVKPTRNMNHWDTILSTDDGHWDRAVASNAGRFRIFHGSGAWDAVAADINQWQHIAVVYTADKHIKFYKNGTEYVYPEQSSIGSTKHRFFIGWIKGTAHYFQGSIAEVRIWNYAREQAEIQRDMNNSLEGEESGLVGYWPLDEGEGTQAADRSGSGYDGKIDGATWKTSDLQLTPVKPEVVIATISYKGEVKRTQSDEYIEISNQGNGAADISGWKVTSNGKNQEFVFPAGTSLAGGKSFRVYTNEVHEESGGFSFGSKTAIWNDKGDTGKLFDAEGNEVSSYSYEG